The Arachis ipaensis cultivar K30076 chromosome B03, Araip1.1, whole genome shotgun sequence region AACGTCTTTTGTGTATCTGTAACTCAATAGCTCCTCATCCATAGTCTCTTCCTACAAAACATGTACAAATGAGTTAGTTGAATAAACGCCTTCCTTGTGAAATCTTCACACCACTCTATCTTACACATCTGCTATCAATCTAACTTTGAATCATAAGAAAAAATAAACTTATATTCTCTACCAAATCTAGCTCAAGTTGGATAAAACCTTTTATTAGGGGATGTaactttctcatatatatattttttaattaacacaaaaatatttaattttatatacacatatactcaagatttaattttgaacgtactatttatatatataggAGGATGGGCAAGTGCACCAGATGGTCCATATGCTTGGGGGTATTGCTTTATCAATGAAAATAACGAAGCAGATTATTGTACACCCTCTACACAATGGCCATGTGCTCCTGGCAAAAAATACTATGGAAGAGGACCAATTCAACTCACTCagtaagtaattaacaaatatatAAGACTATAGTATATACCATGTCCAATAATGAATCTAACCACATCAAGTTAATAGACAAATTTAAGCAGAATTTGATGAAATAGAGCGATACAATTTATTTATTTGAGTTTAATTGCTATATGTATTGATAATACaggatttaatttttatatatagtagtcagtataaaaatattttattatgtcAATAAAAGTAGTTATTTTTCGTACTTATTGTATAAATAGNNNNNNNNNNNNNNNNNNNNNNNNNNNNNNNNNNNNNNNNNNNNNNNNNNNNNNNNNNNNNNNNNNNNNNNNNNNNNNNNNNNNNNNNNNNNNNNNNNNNNNNNNNNNNNNNNNNNNNNNNNNNNNNNNNNNNNNNNNNNNNNNNNNNNNNNNataattttactaaattttcaattaatttttatatatttttttttgattgAGTCTTTATACGATAttagattttgtaattaaatttctGCCGCCTGACAAAAATTCTAGAATTAACTGAATATTTTGTATAGTTTAACagaaaatattctgttaatttcaattaatatttttatcacagtaaagacttaattacaaaatttaataCGGTATTAaaatctaattgaaaaaaaaaagtatagaaacttaattaaaaattcgatGAAATTATAGAAGccgatagaataattaaacctatattAAATTTGTCATGGAGTATTCTAAGTATATACCTTTATTATCGTACAAATTTGTAAATCtatcaaaaattattttacaaaTCTTTGGTTGTCCACATACATTATTATCGACGTGCAATTAATTAATAACTTGTTGCAGCAATTACAATTACGGGCCAGCGGGTAATGCTATAGGATCAAATCTTCTAAACAATCCTGATCAAGTAGCAACTGATCCAGTTATTTCATTTAAGACAGCCATATGGTTTTGGATGACACCACAAGGAAATAAGCCATCATGTCATAATGTCATTACCGGAGGATGGACGCCGTCTTCTACCGATACAGCCGCCGGCCGAGTCCCCGGATATGGTGTCATCACCAACATAATCAATGGTGGGCTTGAATGCGGACACGGGCCGGATTCTCGGGTCGAAGATCGAATCGGGTTTTATAGTAGGTATTGCTCAATGTTGGGAGTTAGCACTGGAAATAATTTGGATTGCAACAATCAAAGTCCATTTTAGATAAATTGTCATGTTTGTAATAAGCGGGGAGCATCTTTTAATAAGGGACTATAGTGATATCCACTTATAAAGTTATAATGGTAAAGCTCATGAACAATACTATCTTTTAATCTTAACATTAAAGTTCGTTAATGTATTACtgtatatacaaaataaaatttgataaatTTTATCATATACTTTTTTTGTTTATAATTTCATacacttatttaaataaataagtgAGTTAATTATTTGACCTGTTTAAATTGATTCTATCATAATTTTTTTGGTTAATTTATCAtgatttttttattagagttaatagtcaaatttaACTCTAAAAAATTATTCGATCTTCATTTTAgtcccaaaaaaataaaattaattaaaatagtaCCTGAATGATAACTACGTTAGTAGAATTCATCCTTCTATCATCTCAGTTGATGACATGGTTAATATTCGTAAGCGTGGTACACCCCAAAACGACATAACTTTGATTTTTTTGCCTCCAAGTGTGGAGACAATGTCATTTGATGTATTCAAATGTTTTTCCAATGACCACCACTCATAACAACCATGTCTCCTCTTTTCTCTCTAACGTCCTTCCCTGAGACACTTATTCATACTTTGAACGTCCCTGTTTACTTCACTATTCTGCAAGGCGACATCTGCACATGAGTTCGCGCTACTAGAGAACAATATTAACAATCATAAGCAAACCTTAATTCCCTAGATGTTAGAATCAATTTCAAAACCCTAATCTCAATCTCAAACATATATAACTCTTCTCCTCCATGTTGACGGCGGTGGCGGCTGTGGGAAAGTATTACCATGTGATAGGGCTGAGTCTCCTAGAGATGTTTTCACGCTCGTGTATttaaatttttggattttagaaatagatttatCGGCGATCAACTGGTAGCGTAATTTACCAATGCGATTATCTTTTGGAaactcttttaattaattttattttttggggACTAAAATAGAGATTGAGTGATCTTTTAGAAacaattttgactattaactctttttattattgttaacgAATAAAGCTTCTCGTAACCCacattaagatttttttttttgtttgaagaaaaatgattttgttttcaNNNNNNNNNNNNNNNNNNNNNNNNNNNNNNNNNNNNNNNNNNNNNNNNNNNNNNNNNNNNNNNNNNNNNNNNNNNNNNNNNNNNNNNNNNNNNNNNNNNNNNNNNNNNNNNNNNNNNNNNNNNNNNNNNNNNNNNNNNNNNNNNNNNNNNNNNNNNNNNNNNNNNNNNNNNNNNNNNNNNNNNNNNNNNNNNNNNNNNNNNNNNNNNNNNNNNNNNNNNNNNNNNNNNNNNNNNNNNNNNNNNNNNNNNNNNNNNNNNNNNNNNNNNNNNNNNNNNNNNNNNNNNNNNNNNNNNNNNNNNNNNNNNNNNN contains the following coding sequences:
- the LOC107629480 gene encoding endochitinase-like — protein: MGYTKLPYLIILTFLLVVLGRTTRAQQCGTQANGALCQDNLCCSQYGYCGNTNEYCGNGCQSQCGGGTSNGGDVSSIITSAIFDQMLKYRNDPRCKGNGFYTYNAFLTAANSFSAFGTTGDDATRRRELAAFFGQTSHETTGGWASAPDGPYAWGYCFINENNEADYCTPSTQWPCAPGKKYYGRGPIQLTHNYNYGPAGNAIGSNLLNNPDQVATDPVISFKTAIWFWMTPQGNKPSCHNVITGGWTPSSTDTAAGRVPGYGVITNIINGGLECGHGPDSRVEDRIGFYSRYCSMLGVSTGNNLDCNNQSPF